The following are encoded in a window of Parambassis ranga chromosome 15, fParRan2.1, whole genome shotgun sequence genomic DNA:
- the LOC114447818 gene encoding zinc finger protein ZIC 4-like, protein MKRTAVVARHNGLVSPLGNNNSGASSIVSPPQPRATSISASADTGAGDGMDGLLDFSKGPTVKTELVCKWTDRTSSRQRLGRTATSVCDQTFSSMHELVDHVTTEHVAAGLETLSHVCMWDECIRDGKAFKAKYKLINHIRVHTGEKPFSCAFPNCGKMFARSENLKIHTRTHTGEKPFQCEFCERRFANSSDRKKHSQVHTASKPYDCKALGCTKSYTHPSSLRKHMKVHVKSSPTSEHQDLYDPIPHQLQQPHQAILEPLDLKMNRLSPSLANKNMHFPLLSNHDMDISSASEADHKLLLRSSSPLAMPLDLSLSSLKNQLSQKQQSARTPRRSQRSVNPALPQLSNIKEWYVCTRTTAPDFPLLHPDHIKSEPSDEDEYVT, encoded by the exons ATGAAGCGGACGGCAGTGGTGGCCAGGCACAATGGCCTTGTCTCTCCGCTGGGGAACAACAACTCCGGGGCTTCGAGCATCGTCTCACCACCCCAGCCGAGAGCCACCAGTATCTCCGCTTCTGCCGACACCGGGGCTGGCGATGGGATGGACGGCCTGCTGGATTTCTCCAAAGGCCCCACCGTCAAAACCGAGCTGGTGTGCAAATGGACTGACCGAACTTCTTCGAGACAGAGGCTGGGGCGGACGGCGACATCCGTCTGCGACCAAACTTTCAGCTCCATGCACGAGCTAGTGGACCACGTCACCACCGAGCATGTAGCAGCGGGGCTGGAGACCCTCAGTCACGTCTGCATGTGGGACGAGTGTATACGCGACGGGAAGGCGTTCAAAGCCAAATACAAACTCATCAACCACATTCGCGTGCACACCGGGGAGAAGCCTTTTTCATGCGCATTTCCCAACTGCGGCAAGATGTTTGCACGCTCCGAGAACCTCAAGATCCACACGCGCACGCACACTG gtgagaagccattccAGTGTGAGTTCTGTGAGCGGCGTTTTGCCAACAGCAGTGACCGGAAGAAGCACTCACAGGTCCACACAGCCTCCAAACCCTACGACTGCAAAGCACTGGGCTGCACCAAGTCTTACACACACCCCAGCTCCCTGCGCAAACACATGAAGGTTCACGTCAAGTCGTCACCTACCTCTGAACATCAGGACCTGTACGACCCCATCCCTCATCAACTCCAGCAACCTCATCAGGCCATCCTTGAGCCTCTCGACCTTAAAATGAACCGTCTCTCCCCATCGCTTGCcaacaaaaacatgcattttcCTCTTCTGTCCAATCATGACATGGACATCAGCTCAGCCAGCGAAGCGGACCATAAGCTGCTGCTGCGGAGTTCGTCTCCGTTGGCGATGCCCCTGGACCTGTCTCTGTCCAGCTTAAAGAATCAGCTTagccagaagcagcagagcgcCAGGACCCCACGGAGGAGCCAGCGTTCAGTCAACCCAGCCTTACCTCAGTTGTCTAACATTAAGGAGTGGTATGTCTGCACCAGGACTACAGCACCAGACTTCCCTCTACTCCACCCAGACCACATCAAATCAGAACCTAGCGATGAGGATGAGTATGTCACGTAA